A DNA window from Bacillus sp. SM2101 contains the following coding sequences:
- a CDS encoding flagellin, translated as MRINHNIAALNTYRQLTAGNTAASKSMEKLSSGLRINRAGDDAAGLAISEKMRGQIRGLDMASKNAQDGISLIQTAEGALNETHSILQRMRELAVQSASDTNTDADRGELQEEMNQLLEEIDRISTTTEFNTMTLLDGTKAGIVEQTETVGFDNNQDADLFTKIAITSNATTTPPAASSSVDSTINVKVTSLDASGVATLEISDAYGNVATTTSSGSGDITITNGNLTLTSSATGGTTFFVPATGGAAEVSFDLTVDRDFNSGDLGKELTFTARKEVTDLTDDRLSFHIGANSSQTMSVSVGDMSSSALKIEGLDVTTASSAEASISAINHAIEDVSSQRSQLGAFQNRLEHTINNLGTSSENLTAAESRIRDVDMAKEMMEFTKNNILSQAAQSMLAQANQQPQGVLQLLR; from the coding sequence ATGAGAATTAATCATAATATCGCAGCTCTAAACACTTACCGTCAATTAACAGCAGGTAACACTGCAGCATCAAAATCAATGGAAAAATTATCTTCAGGTCTTCGTATTAACCGTGCTGGAGATGACGCAGCAGGCTTAGCAATCTCTGAAAAAATGCGTGGACAAATCCGCGGTTTAGATATGGCTTCAAAAAACGCTCAAGATGGTATTTCTCTAATTCAAACAGCTGAAGGTGCCCTAAACGAAACACACTCAATCCTTCAACGTATGCGTGAGCTAGCTGTTCAATCTGCAAGTGATACTAATACAGATGCAGATCGCGGTGAATTACAAGAAGAAATGAATCAGCTACTTGAAGAAATTGATCGTATTTCTACTACAACTGAATTTAATACGATGACGTTATTAGATGGTACTAAAGCTGGAATAGTAGAACAAACAGAGACTGTTGGTTTTGACAACAATCAAGATGCAGATCTCTTCACTAAAATAGCGATAACAAGTAATGCGACTACTACACCACCAGCAGCATCTTCATCTGTGGATAGTACAATAAATGTTAAAGTAACTAGTTTAGATGCATCGGGAGTTGCTACACTTGAAATTTCAGATGCTTATGGAAATGTTGCTACAACGACTTCATCGGGTAGTGGTGATATAACTATTACCAACGGTAACCTTACATTAACATCATCTGCAACAGGGGGTACTACTTTCTTTGTTCCTGCAACGGGTGGTGCTGCTGAAGTATCATTTGATTTAACAGTAGATAGAGATTTTAATTCTGGAGACTTAGGGAAAGAGCTTACTTTTACTGCTCGGAAAGAAGTAACTGATCTTACTGACGACAGATTAAGCTTTCATATTGGGGCAAATTCATCGCAAACAATGAGTGTAAGTGTTGGAGATATGAGCTCTAGTGCTTTGAAAATTGAAGGTCTTGATGTAACAACAGCTTCATCAGCAGAAGCATCTATCTCTGCGATCAATCATGCAATTGAAGATGTATCTTCTCAACGTTCGCAACTTGGTGCATTCCAAAACCGTTTAGAGCATACAATTAATAACTTAGGCACATCTTCTGAAAACTTAACAGCTGCTGAGTCTCGTATCCGTGACGTTGACATGGCGAAAGAAATGATGGAATTCACGAAGAATAACATTCTTTCTCAAGCAGCTCAATCAATGTTGGCTCAAGCTAACCAACAACCTCAAGGCGTACTTCAATTATTACGTTAA
- the csrA gene encoding carbon storage regulator CsrA: MLVLTRKVDEAIQIGEDIEVTVVAIDREQIKLGIKAPKKTEIHRKEIYLSIQQENIESALNSKDTLQQLNKTLKNSSNQLS, from the coding sequence GTGCTAGTGTTAACGAGAAAAGTAGATGAGGCCATTCAAATTGGTGAAGACATCGAAGTGACAGTAGTAGCCATTGATCGTGAGCAAATTAAGCTAGGTATTAAAGCACCGAAGAAAACAGAAATACATCGCAAAGAAATTTACTTGTCAATTCAACAAGAAAATATTGAGTCTGCCCTCAACTCGAAAGATACCCTACAGCAACTAAATAAAACACTAAAAAATAGTTCTAACCAACTATCATGA